A single region of the Aeromicrobium chenweiae genome encodes:
- a CDS encoding CDP-glycerol glycerophosphotransferase family protein yields the protein MLSPVRAAQAVFSRMGRSNELPGTAATVGGLALAAVSAAVGLDTVALVLLLISVVGEMFSERPGSSTSQLLRQAALGIPMRFALRVIVCLVAARHHVDGGGSLRTLLVVSMAFTLVLCGRALHEEYRRVGPLKPMTTRNIPGSPRIHEAPPRRLPVVVAAQLLVLVPAAVGAPWWLVLALGTLGTLALAWVTLPDVRASWGMRQAKRATGFTGPLRQIQDFLDDYRPEVVVHLSGPETAAYQINTWLESLEALDRRVFIVIRDQPLFGKVASTSIPVLGLKDAGELLMLDFSAARIALYPSNTGNNIHLLRLPTMMSAFIGHGDSDKSASNNPFSRAYDELWVAGEAGADRYRRSGLGIHEDQYRFVGRPQVHAIRREPLLGDEEVPTVLYAPTWEGVNHEQEYSSVSAVGVRVVQALLAADPPVRVVFKAHPFTGQRDAKYRAVLGRIAALLDDAAAATGIDHRVVKGGSINEWFNRASAMVTDISSVVSDFLASEKPYAVFNHTDLDDATFRAEYPSTGAGTTIGRDGRGIAEFIDVVTRKAPDVQAPARARLATYLLGPQEQRTLEAFQAAIDAMIARSEIDRAAYHDGTSTSEIPVTDTPGI from the coding sequence ATGCTCTCGCCCGTTCGTGCCGCCCAGGCCGTGTTCTCCCGGATGGGTCGGAGCAACGAGCTGCCGGGCACCGCCGCCACCGTCGGCGGTCTCGCTCTCGCGGCCGTCAGCGCCGCGGTGGGGCTCGACACCGTGGCCCTGGTCCTGCTGCTCATCTCGGTGGTTGGCGAGATGTTCTCCGAGCGTCCGGGGTCGAGCACGTCCCAGCTGCTGCGGCAGGCGGCGCTGGGCATCCCGATGCGCTTCGCGCTGCGCGTCATCGTGTGCCTGGTCGCCGCGCGCCACCACGTCGACGGCGGTGGGTCGCTGCGCACGCTGCTGGTGGTCAGCATGGCGTTCACCCTCGTCCTGTGCGGCCGGGCGCTGCACGAGGAGTACCGCCGCGTCGGTCCGCTGAAGCCCATGACGACCCGCAACATCCCGGGCTCCCCGCGCATCCACGAGGCGCCCCCGCGGCGCCTTCCGGTCGTCGTCGCGGCGCAGCTGCTGGTCCTCGTCCCGGCGGCGGTCGGCGCCCCGTGGTGGCTCGTGCTCGCCCTCGGCACCCTCGGCACGCTGGCCCTGGCCTGGGTCACCCTGCCGGACGTCCGCGCGTCCTGGGGCATGCGCCAGGCCAAGCGGGCGACCGGGTTCACCGGCCCGCTGCGGCAGATCCAGGACTTCCTCGACGACTACCGGCCCGAGGTCGTGGTGCACCTCAGCGGCCCCGAGACCGCGGCGTACCAGATCAACACCTGGCTGGAGAGCCTCGAGGCGCTCGACCGTCGCGTGTTCATCGTCATCCGTGACCAGCCCCTGTTCGGCAAGGTCGCGTCCACCTCGATCCCGGTGCTGGGGCTGAAGGACGCGGGCGAGCTCCTGATGCTCGACTTCTCGGCGGCGCGCATCGCCCTCTACCCCTCGAACACCGGCAACAACATCCACCTGCTCCGGCTGCCGACGATGATGAGTGCGTTCATCGGGCACGGCGACAGCGACAAGAGCGCCTCGAACAACCCGTTCTCCCGCGCGTACGACGAGCTGTGGGTCGCGGGAGAGGCCGGCGCCGACCGCTACCGCCGCTCCGGGCTGGGCATCCACGAGGACCAGTACCGGTTCGTCGGCCGGCCCCAGGTGCACGCGATCAGGCGGGAGCCGCTGCTGGGCGACGAAGAGGTCCCGACCGTCCTCTACGCGCCGACGTGGGAGGGCGTCAACCACGAGCAGGAGTACTCCTCGGTGTCCGCGGTGGGCGTGCGGGTCGTGCAGGCCCTCCTCGCGGCCGATCCGCCGGTGCGTGTCGTGTTCAAGGCGCACCCGTTCACCGGCCAGCGCGACGCGAAGTACCGCGCGGTCCTCGGTCGGATCGCCGCCCTCCTCGACGATGCGGCCGCCGCCACCGGCATCGACCACCGGGTCGTCAAGGGCGGCTCCATCAACGAGTGGTTCAACCGAGCCTCCGCCATGGTCACGGACATCTCCAGCGTCGTCAGCGACTTCCTGGCCAGCGAGAAGCCGTACGCGGTCTTCAACCACACCGATCTCGACGACGCGACGTTCCGCGCGGAGTACCCGTCGACGGGTGCCGGGACGACGATCGGCCGGGACGGCCGCGGGATCGCCGAGTTCATCGACGTCGTCACGCGCAAGGCGCCCGACGTCCAGGCGCCTGCCCGGGCGCGCCTCGCGACGTACCTCCTGGGCCCGCAGGAGCAGCGGACCCTTGAGGCGTTCCAGGCCGCGATCGACGCCATGATCGCCCGCTCGGAGATCGATCGTGCCGCGTACCACGACGGCACCTCGACCAGCGAGATCCCGGTGACGGACACCCCCGGGATCTGA
- a CDS encoding TrkH family potassium uptake protein, translating into MPRPLRLRIPASIAHPVRLLPLTFFALILVGTLLLLMPFARSGDASPGFMPAFFTSTSAVTVTGLATVDTSTYWSPAGQGIILGLVEIGGLGIVALATVLGLFIGGRLGLRTRLVAQADMHVVNIGEVKPLFRRVAVTMVFFQTVTAVVLTLRYRGSYFDDLPTALWHGVFDAIMAFNNAGFSLNRDSLVGYAGDGLIIIPIAFAVFVGAIGFPVLAELFSGWRTPSRWTIHTRLTIWGSIGLLVVGAVAFLALEWSNPATLGGEGFWHKLVTGIEGGIMPRSGGLNSFDWGSVRPETLNMGTILMFIGGGSASTAGGIKITTFLLLAYVMWAELRGDPEITVGARSIGPRVARTAITIALLAVMLVVTTTFLVMLMTDFEFDQVLFECTSAFATVGLSTGITPDLPVNAQCVIIGLMFVGRVGTIAAAGALVLRRRMPRYHLPEEQPIIG; encoded by the coding sequence GTGCCCCGCCCTCTGAGGCTACGGATTCCTGCCTCGATCGCGCATCCGGTCCGCCTGCTTCCGCTGACGTTCTTCGCCCTCATCCTGGTGGGGACGCTGCTGCTGCTCATGCCGTTCGCGCGCTCGGGCGACGCCTCCCCGGGATTCATGCCCGCGTTCTTCACCTCCACCTCGGCGGTCACGGTCACCGGCCTCGCGACGGTCGACACCTCCACGTACTGGTCGCCGGCCGGGCAGGGGATCATCCTGGGGCTGGTCGAGATCGGCGGTCTCGGCATCGTCGCCCTGGCCACCGTGCTCGGCCTGTTCATCGGCGGCCGGCTCGGGCTGCGGACGCGCCTGGTCGCCCAGGCGGACATGCACGTGGTCAACATCGGCGAGGTCAAGCCGCTGTTTCGTCGCGTCGCGGTGACGATGGTGTTCTTCCAGACGGTCACCGCCGTGGTGCTGACCCTGCGCTACCGCGGGTCCTACTTCGACGACCTGCCCACGGCGCTGTGGCACGGCGTGTTCGACGCGATCATGGCGTTCAACAACGCCGGTTTCTCGCTCAACCGCGACAGCCTCGTCGGGTACGCGGGCGACGGGCTCATCATCATCCCCATCGCGTTCGCGGTGTTCGTCGGCGCGATCGGCTTCCCGGTGCTCGCCGAGCTGTTCAGCGGGTGGCGCACCCCGTCGCGGTGGACGATCCACACCCGGCTCACGATCTGGGGCTCCATCGGCCTGCTCGTCGTCGGCGCGGTCGCGTTCCTGGCGTTGGAGTGGAGCAACCCCGCCACGCTGGGCGGCGAGGGCTTCTGGCACAAGCTGGTGACCGGCATCGAGGGCGGCATCATGCCCAGGTCCGGTGGCCTCAACAGCTTCGACTGGGGGTCCGTGCGGCCCGAGACCCTCAACATGGGCACGATCTTGATGTTCATCGGAGGCGGCAGCGCGAGCACCGCCGGCGGCATCAAGATCACGACGTTCCTCCTCCTGGCGTACGTCATGTGGGCCGAGCTGCGCGGCGATCCCGAGATCACCGTCGGCGCCCGGTCGATCGGTCCCCGCGTCGCGCGCACGGCCATCACGATCGCGCTCCTCGCGGTGATGCTGGTGGTCACCACGACGTTCCTCGTGATGCTCATGACGGACTTCGAGTTCGACCAGGTGCTGTTCGAGTGCACGTCGGCGTTCGCGACGGTCGGCCTGAGCACCGGGATCACCCCCGACCTGCCCGTGAACGCGCAGTGCGTCATCATCGGGCTCATGTTCGTTGGGCGCGTCGGCACGATCGCTGCGGCCGGCGCGCTCGTCCTGCGGCGTAGGATGCCGCGATACCACCTTCCCGAGGAACAACCGATCATTGGCTAA
- a CDS encoding potassium channel family protein yields MTSPTRPVIVLGLGRFGAAVARSLVQLGHDVLAVDERADIVQKFASDFTHVVAADTTDTEALRQIGAEQFQVAVVGIGTDIEASVLTVLGLLDLGVKEVWAKAISGKHAAILERVGATHVIRPESQMGKRVAHMVTGTMTDFIEFEGNFAIARTRSPSRATGKTLLEAGLRRDFGVTIVAIKSRGEDFVYAQATTPVHDGDELIVSGPTRKVEAFCAQS; encoded by the coding sequence ATGACCTCTCCGACCAGACCCGTCATCGTGCTGGGCCTGGGTCGCTTCGGCGCGGCCGTCGCCCGCTCCCTCGTGCAGCTGGGCCACGACGTGCTGGCGGTCGACGAGCGCGCCGACATCGTGCAGAAGTTCGCCAGCGACTTCACCCACGTCGTCGCCGCCGACACCACCGACACCGAGGCACTGCGCCAGATCGGCGCCGAGCAGTTCCAGGTCGCCGTGGTGGGCATCGGCACCGACATCGAGGCCAGCGTGCTGACCGTCCTCGGGCTGCTCGACCTGGGCGTCAAGGAGGTCTGGGCCAAGGCCATCAGCGGCAAGCACGCCGCGATCCTGGAGCGGGTCGGGGCCACCCACGTGATCCGGCCCGAGTCGCAGATGGGCAAGCGGGTCGCGCACATGGTCACCGGCACCATGACGGACTTCATCGAGTTCGAGGGCAACTTCGCGATCGCCCGCACGCGGTCGCCGTCCCGCGCCACGGGCAAGACGTTGCTGGAGGCCGGGCTGCGGCGGGACTTCGGCGTGACGATCGTGGCGATCAAGTCTCGCGGCGAGGACTTCGTCTACGCGCAGGCGACGACTCCCGTCCACGATGGGGACGAGCTCATCGTCTCGGGTCCGACCAGGAAGGTCGAGGCGTTCTGCGCGCAGTCGTGA
- a CDS encoding protealysin inhibitor emfourin, with protein MDELPFVITVVRTGGLAGLRREWSVEVDAPQDADHWRPIVEACPWDEAPHDPVPDGFVYDFRVADLEAVVTERELDGPWRQLAEEVKRSTSPHE; from the coding sequence GTGGACGAGCTGCCCTTCGTCATCACCGTCGTGCGCACCGGTGGCCTCGCCGGCCTGCGGCGCGAGTGGTCCGTCGAGGTCGACGCCCCGCAGGACGCCGACCACTGGCGGCCGATCGTCGAGGCGTGCCCGTGGGACGAGGCGCCGCACGACCCGGTGCCGGACGGCTTCGTCTACGACTTCCGGGTGGCCGATCTCGAGGCGGTCGTCACCGAGCGGGAGCTCGACGGGCCGTGGCGCCAGCTCGCCGAGGAGGTCAAGCGGTCGACGTCGCCGCACGAATGA
- a CDS encoding glycosyltransferase, which produces MNSAAGNIAIAIVTFNRSTFLVELLASAAVMQTQPFRIVVVDNASTDDTQDVIAAAAQDFPEGVLVNHRLATNTGGSGGFSEGTRVALELGADWVWLMDDDVEILPDAIEQFSPWMERFKVIHGRRYDFDGSPFYWQAKFNEFLGVPLPYSGKQFGREGYAITNSGTFEGMLIHADVVRRIGLPDPRFFISWDDATYAWLAAQHTDVAYVDAFVLKRKREQKQVNLGIRHLNDGSALFRFHVIRNRAYVGKYFREYGKLHRVGFGLGTALTLAKEVFRLVVVQHTLKGIGDLVRGFRANRALWHDSSWRPMDPADVPAPLSHDR; this is translated from the coding sequence GTGAATTCGGCTGCCGGGAACATCGCCATCGCGATCGTGACGTTCAACCGATCGACGTTCCTCGTGGAGCTGCTCGCGAGCGCGGCGGTCATGCAGACGCAGCCGTTCCGGATCGTCGTCGTCGACAACGCGAGCACCGACGACACCCAGGACGTCATCGCCGCCGCGGCGCAGGACTTCCCCGAGGGCGTGCTGGTCAACCACCGCCTCGCCACCAACACCGGCGGCTCCGGCGGCTTCAGCGAGGGCACCCGCGTCGCCCTCGAGCTGGGCGCCGACTGGGTCTGGCTGATGGACGACGACGTCGAGATCCTGCCGGACGCGATCGAGCAGTTCAGCCCGTGGATGGAGCGGTTCAAGGTCATCCACGGACGTCGCTACGACTTCGACGGCTCCCCGTTCTACTGGCAGGCCAAGTTCAACGAGTTCCTCGGCGTCCCCCTGCCGTACAGCGGCAAGCAGTTCGGCCGCGAGGGCTACGCGATCACGAACTCCGGCACGTTCGAGGGCATGCTCATCCACGCCGACGTCGTGCGCCGGATCGGCCTGCCCGACCCCCGCTTCTTCATCTCCTGGGACGACGCCACGTACGCCTGGCTCGCCGCCCAGCACACCGACGTCGCGTACGTCGACGCGTTCGTGCTCAAGCGCAAGCGGGAGCAGAAGCAGGTCAACCTCGGCATCCGGCACCTCAACGACGGCAGCGCGCTGTTCCGCTTCCACGTCATCCGCAACCGGGCGTACGTCGGCAAGTACTTCCGCGAGTACGGCAAGCTCCACCGGGTCGGCTTCGGCCTGGGCACCGCGCTGACGCTGGCCAAGGAGGTCTTCCGCCTCGTGGTCGTGCAGCACACCCTCAAGGGGATCGGCGACCTGGTCCGCGGCTTCCGCGCCAACCGCGCCCTGTGGCACGACAGCTCGTGGCGTCCCATGGATCCTGCGGACGTACCGGCACCATTGAGCCATGACCGCTGA